One stretch of Thermoproteota archaeon DNA includes these proteins:
- a CDS encoding 30S ribosomal protein S30: MATHGSLTKAGKVRGQTPKVEGRKKVGTNSSLRNKSNFKKRFVLSRIPGQNKPGQRKRRR; this comes from the coding sequence ATGGCAACTCACGGTTCGCTTACTAAAGCAGGAAAAGTTAGAGGACAAACTCCAAAGGTTGAAGGAAGAAAAAAAGTCGGTACTAACTCTAGCCTTAGAAACAAGAGCAACTTTAAGAAGCGATTTGTACTCAGTCGTATTCCTGGTCAAAACAAACCAGGACAAAGAAAAAGACGTCGTTAG
- a CDS encoding dihydroorotate dehydrogenase electron transfer subunit — MQRNHNHPTICTIEKVIDETPTVRTLIFSDDVMSNVLPGQFAMVWIPGINELPMSVMISQDKGKAAFTVRRHGPASTGLYNIGPGQQIGVRGPYGNSFDIKSGKLLLVGGGTGLVPLMRLITHLKPTDNVTVVMGAKTKDEVFFEDLANHLLQKNNHKVIVTTDDGSYGTKGFVTDIVEKLCKEVKFDGIYTCGPEKMMYKTVQIANSNNLFVQASLERMMKCGVGICGSCCVGENLVCKDGTIFDGNCLSSNPEFGHFYRNKAGILENY; from the coding sequence GTGCAAAGAAATCATAATCATCCTACAATTTGTACTATTGAGAAAGTAATAGATGAAACACCTACAGTTAGAACCTTGATATTTTCTGATGATGTAATGTCTAATGTTTTACCTGGGCAATTTGCGATGGTTTGGATTCCTGGAATTAATGAATTACCAATGAGTGTCATGATTTCACAAGATAAGGGAAAGGCTGCATTTACTGTTCGTCGACATGGTCCTGCTTCTACTGGTCTATACAATATTGGTCCAGGTCAACAAATTGGTGTGAGGGGACCATATGGAAATTCTTTTGATATTAAATCAGGAAAATTATTACTTGTAGGTGGAGGTACTGGGCTAGTTCCTTTGATGCGATTAATCACTCATCTTAAACCAACAGATAATGTAACTGTTGTAATGGGAGCAAAAACAAAAGATGAAGTTTTCTTTGAAGACTTGGCAAACCATTTACTGCAAAAAAATAATCACAAAGTTATTGTCACAACTGATGATGGAAGCTATGGTACCAAGGGATTTGTCACTGATATTGTCGAAAAATTATGTAAAGAAGTAAAGTTTGATGGAATTTACACTTGTGGACCAGAAAAAATGATGTACAAGACAGTACAAATTGCAAACTCCAATAATCTCTTTGTACAAGCAAGTCTTGAGAGAATGATGAAATGTGGTGTAGGAATATGTGGTAGCTGCTGTGTGGGTGAAAACCTAGTGTGTAAGGACGGAACGATCTTTGATGGAAATTGTCTCTCTTCAAATCCTGAATTTGGTCATTTTTACAGAAACAAGGCTGGAATTTTGGAAAATTATTGA
- a CDS encoding dihydroorotate dehydrogenase yields MKPSLATSLGPIKLERPIMLASGILGISLDVFKRIHQSGAGAVVTKSLSKEPWEGYPNPTIFSVKGGGWINAVGLSNPGATNFAKMISQNKDVPIIVSLVGSVGEDFEFMVSQFENCKVVAYELNLSCPHVAKVGLEVGDDPELVKKIVKTVKKSTDVPVIAKVGLGTTHYLNTVGACIDSGIDAITAINTLRAMAIDVETQRPILSNKIGGLSGTPIKPVALRCVFEISSKYDIPIIGCGGISTWEDAVEFFLAGASAIQIGSAIGDNWLEIFNEINVGIEKYMERKGITKIEEMIGRAKKS; encoded by the coding sequence GTGAAACCCTCTCTTGCGACCTCCTTGGGACCTATCAAATTAGAGCGTCCAATAATGCTCGCTTCTGGAATTTTAGGAATTTCATTAGATGTCTTTAAGAGAATTCATCAGTCAGGGGCTGGAGCTGTAGTTACAAAGTCATTGAGCAAAGAACCATGGGAGGGATATCCAAATCCTACAATATTTAGCGTAAAAGGAGGTGGATGGATTAACGCAGTTGGTCTCTCAAACCCTGGAGCAACTAACTTTGCAAAGATGATTTCTCAAAACAAGGACGTTCCAATTATTGTCAGTCTTGTTGGCTCTGTTGGGGAAGACTTTGAATTCATGGTATCTCAATTTGAAAACTGTAAGGTTGTTGCATATGAGCTAAATCTATCCTGCCCTCATGTAGCAAAAGTGGGGCTAGAGGTGGGCGATGATCCTGAACTAGTTAAAAAAATTGTAAAGACTGTCAAAAAATCTACTGATGTACCTGTAATAGCCAAGGTTGGATTGGGAACTACTCATTATCTTAATACTGTTGGAGCATGCATTGATTCGGGAATTGACGCAATAACTGCAATTAACACCCTACGTGCCATGGCAATTGATGTTGAAACACAGCGACCAATTCTTAGCAACAAAATAGGAGGACTATCTGGCACTCCGATCAAACCCGTCGCGTTACGATGTGTTTTTGAAATATCATCCAAATATGATATTCCAATAATTGGATGTGGAGGAATATCTACATGGGAAGATGCCGTAGAATTCTTTTTAGCTGGAGCATCAGCAATTCAAATTGGTAGTGCGATTGGAGACAACTGGCTTGAAATATTTAATGAAATCAATGTTGGTATAGAAAAATACATGGAAAGAAAGGGCATTACAAAAATTGAGGAGATGATAGGCCGTGCAAAGAAATCATAA
- a CDS encoding radical SAM protein produces the protein MAHPKIVLTADRTLMSPYRHLSLATFFGCAPALDPHRDKKSFWYKILKNQVTPKILFDFICNPIEHTNGVANYAPYGLRKVEAGLLRDGFRREDVVVAHPDHIEKFIGPETQVVGTYEMDPLGMGPVTMTFTYGRKQMSYDEFYNRDLHMRINAAKKKNGSNAKVIAGASGTWQYNYDPEKIEEYGLYAILEGELGGIAPEIDGHAGRFFNYLINGDFENMNPFRKRSDFKVNIKEFQREGRTLHGRFVNFWDRPDLEDIPDIVEPSMHGMVEVMRGCGRGCKFCDVTLRALRYYPPEKVKKEIEINLKKGGEKSAWIHSDDIFVYGMDPKTSKGMEPNREALEELFTAIMSTGVEHTNPTHGTLAGAIADEKLIPNISKIIRSGAENLIGVQCGFETGSLRLIEKYADRKLAPYRPEEWHWVVKEGVKTLNEHYWVPAFTLIMGLDNDETPEDSWETIQIINELEKEQPDSMFTTTPLTFVPIGLLEKSEFFNIGNEMDPAQLGVMYKTWQHNFKYGIQKFMTKTGGQKGPKKYFFNMIARSLGGVPLGAMERYARRKSREHERVIEKIKANYW, from the coding sequence ATGGCACATCCAAAGATAGTATTGACAGCAGATCGTACTTTGATGTCGCCATATCGACACCTTTCTTTAGCTACGTTTTTTGGCTGTGCCCCTGCACTAGACCCACATCGTGATAAGAAGAGCTTTTGGTATAAAATTCTCAAAAACCAAGTGACTCCAAAAATTTTGTTTGATTTTATCTGTAATCCCATAGAACACACAAACGGTGTTGCAAATTATGCTCCATACGGACTACGAAAAGTAGAGGCAGGACTGTTACGTGATGGCTTTAGACGAGAAGATGTAGTTGTAGCACATCCTGATCATATTGAGAAATTCATCGGACCTGAAACCCAAGTAGTTGGAACATATGAAATGGATCCACTTGGAATGGGACCTGTTACTATGACCTTTACTTATGGACGAAAGCAGATGTCATATGATGAATTTTACAATAGAGATTTACACATGAGAATTAATGCCGCAAAGAAGAAGAACGGAAGCAATGCCAAAGTTATTGCAGGTGCTTCTGGAACTTGGCAATACAACTATGATCCAGAAAAAATCGAGGAATATGGACTATATGCAATCTTAGAAGGAGAACTTGGAGGCATAGCCCCTGAAATTGATGGACATGCAGGACGCTTTTTCAATTATTTGATTAATGGTGACTTTGAAAACATGAATCCATTTAGAAAACGAAGTGATTTCAAAGTAAACATAAAAGAATTCCAACGTGAAGGTCGCACACTCCATGGAAGATTTGTAAACTTTTGGGACAGACCAGACCTTGAAGATATTCCAGACATTGTAGAACCAAGTATGCATGGAATGGTTGAAGTAATGAGGGGATGTGGACGTGGATGCAAATTTTGCGATGTTACACTTAGAGCATTAAGATACTATCCGCCTGAAAAAGTCAAAAAAGAGATTGAGATAAACCTCAAAAAAGGTGGAGAAAAATCTGCATGGATACATAGTGATGATATCTTTGTTTATGGAATGGATCCAAAGACAAGCAAAGGCATGGAGCCAAACAGAGAGGCATTAGAGGAGCTGTTTACTGCAATAATGTCTACTGGCGTTGAACACACTAACCCAACTCATGGAACTCTTGCAGGTGCAATTGCTGATGAAAAACTAATTCCAAACATCTCAAAAATTATTCGCTCAGGAGCAGAGAATTTGATTGGTGTTCAATGTGGATTTGAGACTGGCAGTCTACGATTAATTGAAAAATATGCTGATAGAAAACTTGCCCCATACCGTCCAGAAGAATGGCACTGGGTTGTAAAAGAAGGAGTAAAAACTCTTAATGAGCACTATTGGGTTCCAGCATTTACCCTGATTATGGGTCTAGATAATGATGAGACCCCAGAAGATTCATGGGAGACAATTCAGATAATTAATGAATTAGAAAAAGAACAACCTGATTCCATGTTTACTACAACGCCTTTGACATTTGTTCCAATTGGCTTGCTAGAAAAATCTGAATTCTTTAACATTGGAAATGAAATGGACCCGGCACAACTAGGTGTCATGTACAAAACTTGGCAACACAACTTCAAGTATGGTATTCAAAAATTCATGACAAAGACTGGCGGTCAAAAAGGTCCCAAGAAATACTTCTTTAACATGATTGCACGTTCCTTAGGCGGCGTTCCATTGGGTGCAATGGAGAGATATGCCAGACGAAAGAGCCGCGAACACGAGCGAGTAATTGAGAAGATCAAAGCCAATTATTGGTAA
- a CDS encoding ribonuclease HII — protein MQVCGVDDAGRGSLLGPLVIAGVSLQRSKIRKLSAMGIRDSKKLSPAERERLYKKIIEFADDYYVAKIAPKTIDKSVQKHDLNNLEAKYMAKVITKLQPGISYVDSCDVNPKRFGKEISKLSNGKKIRSYHHADDRFVIVSAASIIAKVSRDRAISRLQKKYDVGSGYPSDVKAINFVKAYLSEFHELPKFVRASWKPVQNIVNSH, from the coding sequence GTTAGGGCCATTAGTTATTGCAGGAGTTTCACTACAACGATCAAAAATTAGAAAACTAAGCGCAATGGGAATTCGTGATTCTAAAAAATTATCTCCAGCAGAAAGAGAACGTCTCTACAAAAAGATCATTGAATTTGCTGATGACTATTATGTGGCTAAAATTGCCCCAAAGACCATTGATAAAAGCGTCCAAAAACATGATTTGAATAATTTAGAGGCCAAATACATGGCCAAAGTAATTACCAAACTCCAACCTGGTATATCCTACGTTGATTCTTGTGATGTAAACCCAAAAAGATTTGGGAAGGAAATATCAAAATTATCAAATGGTAAGAAAATTCGCTCATATCATCACGCAGATGACCGTTTTGTCATAGTTTCTGCTGCATCAATTATTGCTAAGGTAAGCAGAGATAGGGCAATTTCACGTTTACAAAAGAAATACGATGTAGGTAGTGGTTACCCTTCTGATGTTAAAGCAATTAATTTTGTCAAAGCATATTTGTCAGAATTTCATGAGCTACCAAAATTTGTTAGAGCAAGCTGGAAACCCGTTCAAAATATTGTAAACTCACACTAG
- a CDS encoding fibrillarin-like rRNA/tRNA 2'-O-methyltransferase, with translation MAEDNAFVWVKSEGRDSLATENLIPGNQVYNEKLILKKGVEYRTWDAFRSKLAAAIRNNLEDFPFKDKSKVLYLGASTGTTVSHISDIVGPQGKVFAVEHASRVARDLLDRVASYRSNITPIIQDARQPKDYFSMYGKVDIVYCDIAQPDQTDIAISNCKLYLKEEGYLFLVIKTRSIDVTKSPQRIIEEQIKKLEKNFDVLQTIDLKPYDKDHAMVIATYSKN, from the coding sequence TTGGCAGAAGATAATGCTTTTGTCTGGGTTAAATCAGAAGGTAGAGATTCACTTGCTACTGAAAATTTAATTCCAGGCAATCAGGTTTACAACGAAAAATTAATTCTAAAAAAAGGTGTAGAGTATAGAACATGGGATGCATTTAGAAGTAAGCTTGCAGCTGCAATAAGGAATAATCTTGAAGACTTTCCTTTCAAAGATAAATCCAAAGTACTGTATCTTGGTGCATCCACTGGAACGACTGTAAGTCATATTTCTGATATCGTAGGTCCTCAGGGTAAAGTTTTTGCAGTAGAGCACGCAAGCAGAGTTGCACGTGATTTATTGGACAGGGTAGCATCATACAGATCCAATATAACACCAATAATTCAGGACGCAAGACAACCAAAAGATTACTTTTCAATGTATGGTAAGGTGGACATTGTTTATTGTGACATTGCACAGCCAGATCAGACAGATATTGCTATTTCAAATTGTAAATTATATCTCAAGGAAGAGGGCTATCTGTTTTTAGTAATTAAGACAAGAAGTATTGATGTCACAAAATCACCCCAAAGAATTATTGAAGAACAAATAAAGAAATTGGAGAAAAATTTTGATGTTTTACAAACTATAGATCTAAAGCCGTATGACAAAGATCATGCAATGGTAATTGCTACGTATTCAAAAAACTAG
- a CDS encoding DNA repair and recombination protein RadA — MVEDLRLDSLEGVGPVTTRKLTDAGIHNIMDLIVRGPVEIAEITGMEKDTADKIVNKARQQLVEEGLIAKDFVSATDIYKRRQDIGKITTGTNCLDTLLDGGLETQALTEVYGEFGCGKTQFCHTMCVNVQKSKEEGGLDGGVLYIDTENTFRPERIVAIAKANEMDPEKVLDRIIVARAYNSAHQVLILEEAGPIIEENNIKLIIADSAVGLFRSEYLGRGTLSARQQKLNHFVHLLSRIAETYNCAAIATNQVMASPDVFFGDPTRPIGGNVVAHTSTYRIYFKKSGKKRIARMVDSPHHPEEEVIFALGEAGVVDPDEDGKKTKKTAKKTSKKEETTTDIKEEPSAEPTESSVDESEPTNE; from the coding sequence ATGGTAGAAGATTTAAGATTAGATAGTTTGGAGGGTGTAGGCCCTGTAACTACAAGAAAATTAACTGACGCAGGAATCCACAATATTATGGATCTCATAGTCCGAGGTCCAGTCGAAATTGCCGAAATTACTGGCATGGAGAAAGACACTGCAGATAAAATTGTCAACAAAGCACGACAGCAACTAGTCGAAGAAGGATTAATTGCAAAAGACTTTGTCAGTGCAACTGACATCTACAAAAGAAGACAGGATATCGGAAAAATCACCACAGGTACTAACTGTCTTGATACATTATTGGATGGAGGCTTAGAAACCCAAGCTCTTACTGAAGTTTATGGTGAGTTTGGTTGTGGTAAAACACAATTCTGTCACACAATGTGTGTTAATGTTCAAAAATCAAAAGAAGAAGGTGGTCTGGATGGAGGTGTCTTGTATATTGATACTGAGAATACCTTTAGACCAGAAAGAATTGTTGCTATCGCAAAAGCAAATGAGATGGATCCAGAAAAAGTTCTAGATCGAATCATTGTTGCTAGAGCATACAACAGTGCACATCAAGTACTAATTCTCGAAGAGGCAGGACCAATAATTGAAGAAAACAACATCAAACTAATCATTGCAGATTCTGCTGTAGGTTTGTTCCGCTCTGAATATCTTGGACGAGGAACATTATCTGCACGACAGCAAAAACTCAATCACTTTGTACATCTACTATCACGTATAGCAGAGACATACAATTGTGCTGCAATTGCAACAAACCAAGTTATGGCATCTCCTGATGTCTTCTTTGGTGATCCTACAAGACCAATTGGAGGAAACGTTGTGGCACATACAAGCACCTATAGAATCTACTTTAAGAAATCTGGCAAAAAGAGAATAGCAAGAATGGTAGATAGCCCACATCATCCTGAAGAAGAAGTAATCTTTGCATTGGGTGAAGCAGGCGTAGTTGATCCTGATGAGGATGGAAAAAAGACAAAAAAGACTGCAAAAAAGACTAGCAAAAAAGAAGAAACAACAACTGACATCAAAGAAGAACCATCTGCAGAACCAACGGAATCTAGTGTAGACGAATCAGAACCAACAAACGAATAA
- a CDS encoding ribonucleotide-diphosphate reductase subunit beta: MQTVVLTEMGIAVFEEKKCKKSFPFSNPSKEYISVRKGEARIHDLIDYVANLDGVISVSDEALLSILKKNSIDAQLMSEDGVNEIHASKPEILVTAGFAKDQNDAMVKLRDFAIQLSSSKVTEVSESPDLHIIQAINTLDDIDKIGNGVSSRLREWYGLHFPELDNIIDSVYGYAQIVLAGKRSQLTKNVFVDAGFPESKVEMLLLVSEKSRGGDISDENLSIVQSLARQIVELHDLRKKLESHIEIQMNEIAPNFAAILGTAVGARILARAGGLKKLASMPASTIQVLGAEKALFRSLKTGSQPPKHGLLFQHALVHAAPRWQRGKIARAVAAKAAIAARVDVYGGGLNKTLLEKLNIRVDEIGKKYKEPTEKKPTPRGDFRSDRGESRGNRDFRRSDRGESRGNRDFRRSDRGESRGNRDFRRSDRGESRGNRDFRRSDRGESRGNRDFRRSDRGESRGNRDFRRSDRGESRGNRDFRRSDRGESRDNDKSKMKGKKRKKFGRR, from the coding sequence ATGCAGACAGTCGTTTTGACAGAGATGGGAATCGCAGTATTCGAGGAGAAAAAATGTAAGAAATCATTTCCATTCTCAAATCCATCAAAAGAGTACATTTCAGTACGAAAAGGAGAAGCCAGAATACATGATCTGATTGATTATGTTGCAAATCTTGACGGTGTGATCTCTGTAAGTGATGAAGCATTGTTATCAATTTTGAAAAAAAATTCTATTGATGCTCAATTAATGAGTGAGGATGGAGTAAATGAAATTCATGCTTCAAAGCCTGAAATTCTTGTAACAGCAGGTTTTGCAAAAGATCAAAACGATGCAATGGTAAAACTTCGAGATTTTGCTATTCAATTATCCTCATCAAAAGTTACCGAAGTATCTGAAAGTCCAGACTTGCACATCATTCAGGCTATCAACACATTAGATGACATTGATAAGATTGGAAACGGAGTTAGCTCGAGATTAAGGGAGTGGTATGGGCTACATTTTCCCGAATTAGACAACATTATTGATAGTGTATATGGATATGCACAGATTGTTTTAGCAGGAAAAAGATCTCAACTAACAAAGAATGTATTTGTTGATGCAGGATTTCCAGAATCAAAAGTTGAGATGTTGCTTTTAGTAAGTGAGAAAAGTCGTGGAGGGGATATTTCAGATGAAAATCTATCAATTGTTCAGTCATTAGCAAGACAAATTGTTGAACTACATGATTTAAGAAAAAAGTTAGAATCACATATTGAAATTCAGATGAATGAGATTGCTCCTAATTTTGCTGCAATTCTTGGAACTGCAGTGGGAGCAAGAATTCTTGCCAGAGCAGGAGGATTAAAGAAACTTGCATCAATGCCTGCCAGTACAATTCAAGTTCTTGGTGCAGAAAAGGCACTATTTAGATCATTAAAGACAGGCTCCCAACCACCAAAACACGGATTGTTATTTCAGCATGCACTAGTTCATGCAGCGCCAAGATGGCAGCGTGGAAAGATAGCACGTGCAGTAGCTGCAAAGGCTGCAATTGCTGCACGAGTCGATGTGTATGGAGGAGGTCTTAACAAGACATTACTTGAGAAGCTAAACATTCGAGTCGATGAGATTGGTAAAAAGTACAAAGAACCCACTGAGAAAAAACCAACTCCAAGAGGAGATTTCCGAAGTGATAGAGGAGAGTCAAGAGGAAATCGTGACTTTAGAAGAAGTGATAGAGGAGAGTCAAGAGGAAATCGTGACTTTAGAAGAAGTGATAGAGGAGAGTCAAGAGGAAATCGTGACTTTAGAAGAAGTGATAGAGGAGAGTCAAGAGGAAATCGTGACTTTAGAAGAAGTGATAGAGGAGAGTCAAGAGGAAATCGTGACTTTAGAAGAAGTGATAGAGGAGAGTCAAGAGGAAATCGTGACTTTAGAAGAAGTGATAGAGGAGAGTCAAGAGGAAATCGTGACTTTAGAAGAAGTGATAGAGGAGAGTCAAGAGATAATGATAAATCAAAAATGAAAGGCAAGAAGCGAAAAAAGTTTGGCAGAAGATAA